The nucleotide window TTTGTTCCTTTCATCATGATTTTTCATGCCATACCTATGTGGAATCAACCTGAGCAATGGGAAATAATTGAAACGAAAACGAGACAAGCATGGTTCCTTCTCCCGGTGGCACATTGAGCAGTTTCAAGGCTTCGCTACGATCCTGCTTCAGTTTTTTCTTGAACTCCATGAACTTTTCCGGAGTGGTGGTGACCAGGATTGAGCCATATTCTCTTTGTTTTGCCGGAAGACTCAATCCGGCCATGGCCTGCGTCAATGCGTCATGGTGATACTGGGTCAACAGAGGCGCCAGCTTTTTTTCCCTGATTTGTATGACAGGGTCCGGCGCTGTGATCTCAAAATTTTCTTCAACCAACAGTCTGGCGGCCTTGAGTTCTTCAAGGCATTGAGCAATCTGACTGCTATTCACAGAAAACAACTGTCTCAAACTTTTTTTAAACCATTGGATATTCAATGAAGCACCCTTCAGCAGGGTCATCTCCCTGACCACCCAATGCAACCAGGAGGAAATACATTCCCCCTGTGCCTGCTGAATCGATTTCACTTTGAGCGTTTTGGCACGGAATTGTCGTAATTTGGGAATAATTTCCTGATACAAATGACTTCCGGGTCTGGCGCGGTCCATTCGTACCAGAAGGTCAAAATAATCCAGTTCACTGCTGCCAAGTCCCATCATCCCCACCACATCTTCATAGAATTTTGCCGACATCTGGCGTTCGCCTTTCAGGATACTCTGAATGTAACCGGGCGATTTCAGTTCAAGCCGTCGGGAAAAATAGCGGTAGGAATAGCGTTTATTTTGTTGTGCGCATTGCTGAAAATATTCTTTCAACACTTCACGAAAATCATAAAAATCATAGAGATCCAGTGGAATATCCTTATTGATTTTTAAATCTGGCAACAATGTCAAAAGTCCTCCT belongs to SAR324 cluster bacterium and includes:
- a CDS encoding TIGR02147 family protein yields the protein MTLLPDLKINKDIPLDLYDFYDFREVLKEYFQQCAQQNKRYSYRYFSRRLELKSPGYIQSILKGERQMSAKFYEDVVGMMGLGSSELDYFDLLVRMDRARPGSHLYQEIIPKLRQFRAKTLKVKSIQQAQGECISSWLHWVVREMTLLKGASLNIQWFKKSLRQLFSVNSSQIAQCLEELKAARLLVEENFEITAPDPVIQIREKKLAPLLTQYHHDALTQAMAGLSLPAKQREYGSILVTTTPEKFMEFKKKLKQDRSEALKLLNVPPGEGTMLVSFSFQLFPIAQVDST